Proteins from one Strix aluco isolate bStrAlu1 chromosome 10, bStrAlu1.hap1, whole genome shotgun sequence genomic window:
- the RAB9B gene encoding ras-related protein Rab-9B, with protein MSGKSLLLKVILLGDGGVGKSSLMNRYVTNKFDSQAFHTIGVEFLNRDLEVDGRFVTLQIWDTAGQERFKSLRTPFYRGADCCLLTFSVDDRQSFENLSNWQKEFVYYADVKDREHFPFVVLGNKIDKLERQVSTEEAQAWCMENGNYPYLETSAKDDTNVAVAFEEAVRQVLAVEEQLEHCMLGHTIDLHSSSKSGSSCC; from the coding sequence ATGAGTGGGAAGTCCTTGCTCTTAAAGGTCATTCTCCTTGGGGATGGTGGAGTTGGGAAAAGCTCCCTCATGAACCGGTATGTCACCAACAAGTTTGACTCACAGGCTTTCCACACAATTGGTGTGGAGTTCTTAAACCGGGACCTGGAGGTGGATGGACGTTTTGTGACCCTCCAGATTTGGGACACTGCGGGACAGGAGAGATTCAAGAGCCTGCGAACCCCCTTTTACAGGGGAGCAGACTGCTGCCTGCTGACCTTCAGCGTGGACGACCGGCAGAGCTTCGAGAACCTCAGTAACTGGCAGAAGGAGTTTGTCTATTATGCTGACGTGAAGGACCGTGAACACTTCCCATTTGTAGTCCTGGGCAACAAGATAGACAAACTCGAGAGACAAGTGAGCACAGAGGAGGCCCAGGCCTGGTGCATGGAGAACGGTAACTATCCGTACCTGGAGACTAGTGCCAAGGATGACACCAATGTGGCAGTGGCCTTCGAGGAGGCCGTGCGACAGGTGCTGGCGGTGGAGGAGCAGCTAGAGCACTGCATGCTGGGCCACACCATTGACCTGCATTCCAGCTCCAAGTCAGGGTCTTCCTGTTGTTAA
- the LOC141927716 gene encoding thymosin beta-15A homolog, with product MCDKPDLSEVEKFDKKKLKKTNTEEKNTLPSKETIEQEKECVKSS from the exons ATGTGCGACAAGCCAGACCTCTCGGAGGTGGAGAAATTCGAcaagaagaagctgaagaaaaccaACACGGAGGAGAAGAACACGCTGCCCTCCAAGGAGA CTATTGAGCAGGAGAAGGAATGCGTGAAGTCTTCCTAG